The following proteins come from a genomic window of Amaranthus tricolor cultivar Red isolate AtriRed21 chromosome 14, ASM2621246v1, whole genome shotgun sequence:
- the LOC130799153 gene encoding uncharacterized protein LOC130799153 isoform X2 yields MPVDLAMEKHMIDCKRVPYFYCLIHKKLAVYDFVEGSPVTKVFDRFLGDIDDSQLSEIYGRKMFNLKQCVNCSVSLSFTCLISRLH; encoded by the exons ATGCCCGTGGATTTAGCGATGGAAAAACACATGATCGACTGCAAAAGA GTGCCTTATTTCTATTGTCTTATACACAAGAAGCTTGCTGTATATGATTTTGTTGAGGGTTCACCTGTAACTAAA GTTTTTGATAGGTTTTTGGGAGACATTGATGATAGCCAGCTCTCAGAAATTTATGGACGCAAAATGTTCAACTTAAAGCAATGTGTCAATTGCTCTGTTTCTCTTAGTTTTACTTGCCTTATAAGTAGAttgcattaa
- the LOC130799153 gene encoding uncharacterized protein LOC130799153 isoform X1: MINDNNLDNRNVKYIKTIFKNMDVHNSKQPTTATIDNNNTNNIFYLISSSKTIVARFELESAGEVFDRFLGDIDDSQLSEIYGRKMFNLKQCVNCSVSLSFTCLISRLH; this comes from the exons ATGATAAATGACAACAACTTGGACAACCGCAACGTCAAATACATCAAAACAATATTCAAAAACATGGATGTCCACAACAGCAAGCAACCCACAACAGCAACAATAGACAATAACAACACCAACAACATATTCTATTTGATATCATCCTCAAAAACTATAGTTGCAAGATTTGAATTAGAAAGTGCTGGTGAG GTTTTTGATAGGTTTTTGGGAGACATTGATGATAGCCAGCTCTCAGAAATTTATGGACGCAAAATGTTCAACTTAAAGCAATGTGTCAATTGCTCTGTTTCTCTTAGTTTTACTTGCCTTATAAGTAGAttgcattaa